The segment TGAGATTCGGAGTAGGTCCGCGGGCGAGACCAACGGGCTAGGCGCCAGGCAGCAAGAAGGCTGTAGGACCCTATAATTCCTATGGGCCAGGGCCTCGACGCGGGGCCGGGTAGCCGCGGGGCCTCGTAGAGAATCGGTCTGGCATGGTGGCCGTCAGGATAGCATGCGCGCCCGCCGCCGGCGGCTGCTCAGCGAGCGCGGCGATCATCAGGGGCACGTGGTACTCGCGCGCGAGCTCAGTGGCCAGGCCCACGTCCTTGCGCAGGGGCTTGAGCGCGAAGCTGCCGTGCCGCGGGTGGGGCCGTCCTCATCGCAGCCACGCCTGAGACCCGGATTCAGGTCCCATTCTTGCCGTTCGAGGGCAGCACCCGGCGCGCGCGGCGGGATCCGGGCGCCGCGAGTGGACGGCGCGGGGTGGCTGGTAGGCGGAACTCGATGGTGCGCTTGACGACGTCGACGATGTTCGCCGTCGTCGTCCGCACGATCCCGGGAATCCCGGCGAGCCGGCGCGTCATGAAGTCCACGAGCTCGTGGTTCGAACGGAACACAGCAGCGGCGAAGACGTTGTAGTTGCCGGTGGTGACACCCACGAAATAGATCTCTGGCACGGCGGCGAGACGGTTCGCGACGGACCGGATCTTCGGGATTTGCGCCTCGATCTCGAGGATGACCCAGATCTGAAACCCGAGCCGGAGCGGGTTGGTCATGGCCACGAACTCGATGAGGCCATGCCGGAGGAGCGCATTGAGACGATGGCGCACCGTCGACTCCGGCATGCGGAGCCGCCCGGCGAGCTTCGCCACGGAGCTCCGTGCGTCATCCTGCAGGCAACGGATTATCTGGATGTCGGTGTCTGACACCTGGAGGCTGTCCACGCGGTTCCCCTCCTTGTTGAACGCCGTAATATGGCTGACACCACAAAAAATCAGCGTCTCATTGCTGATTCAACAATATCACGCCACCACAATGGTGGAACCAGCCAAAATATGGCTTGACATGTCAGGATGTCTGCCGGCATGGTGTACGCGCGAAGGTCCCTGCGGCAGGGAGGGACCGGGGCGCGGTGACCCGATCAGCGCTGTGTCGCGATTAGGAGGAACCGATGCGGGCCGACGAGTTGGACGGCGTCGTCAAGCGAGTCATCCGCTACACCATCACGCACCCGTACGAGCGCGACTGCTGGGAGAAGGCGCCGGCGATCACTGGGGTCCTCGCATCGGAAGACTCCGATTCGATCGCCGCTGTCGGTCGGTGGATCGACCGGGCCGTCGACACGCAGACGTCTGAAGGGCACCTCAGCTACAGCGACCGGCTCGAGCTGAGCGTCGGCCACGTGGCGACGTTCACGCCAACGGCGCCGCTCTCGAGCAGCCTGGGCTATCCGCTGCTCGCGTTCTACGAGCGCACGAAGGAGCCTCGCTACCTCACGGCCGCCCAGCGCCAGGCGGACGCGTTGCTCAGGACGCCACGCACAAGTGACGGCGGTTTCTGGGCGCGGAAGGAGGGGCCCGAGCTCTGGATCGACTTCATCTACATGATGTGCCCCTTCTTGGCGCGCCTGGGCCGCATCACGGGCAGCGCCAAGTACATCGACGAGGCCTTCACGCAGTTCGAGGTCCACGTCAAACACCTCGTGGACCCCTACAAGCATCTCGCCCGCCACGCGTGGCGGGAAGTGCCCGACTCGTACCCCCAGTCCACGCTCTGGGCGCGCGGCAACGGCTGGCTCATCGCGACCGTCGTCGATCTCCTGGATCTCGTCCCCGAGCATACGCGGGCGAAGGCCGCGTCGGAGGTGGGGCAGAGGGCGCTGGCGGCGATGCGGTCGCGCCAGGACAGCTCGGGCTATCTTCGCCACATCCTCGACGACCCCGACTCGAAGGTCGAAGCCTCGGCGAGCCTGATGTACGCCTACGCGGTTGGACGGGGCGTCAGGCAGAAAGTGGTCGACGCGGACTACATCCCGTCGGCCCTCCGCGCGTTCGAAGTGGTCGCTGGCTCCGTCGACGAGGATGGCGCCGTGCCCGGAGTTGCCGTGCCGCCGGGTGGGCCCGGCGTGCCGTTTGGTACCACGCTTTTCGGACAGGGTTTCTTCCTGCAGGCGGCGGCTGTGCTCCGCGAACATCTCGTGGCCGCGCCGCAACGCCGCTGACACCGGCGGTCGCAGAGCCACTCCGATGGATCTGATCCTTGAGTTCATCATCGCCGGCGTCTTCCTCGGTGGCATCTATGCGCTGATGGCTGTGCCGATGAGTGTCGTCTGGCTCACCACGGACGTCATCGATGTCTCGACGGGGGCGTATGCCGTGACGGCCGGGATGATCGCGGCCATGCTCGGACTACCGCTCGGGGCGGTCGTTGGTATCCTTGCCGCTGCAGGCTTGGGGCTTATCGTCGGGACGACGTTCGTCGGGTTCCATGCCCTGCGGCCCCAAAAGGACGCGATCCTGATCGTGCTTGCCACGTTCGGCTTCCTGATCGTCATCGAGTCGGCGCTCCTGACCGTGGCGGGTAGCGACAGCCGCTTCCTGCCCCGTATCGAGGGCAGCTGGAAGCTCGGCAGCGGCGTGATCCCCTACCAGGGCGCCTTCAACCTGGCCGTCAGCCTCATCCTCATGGCGAGCCTGGCCGTGCTCCTCAAGTACACGCCGTTGGGCCTGCAGATGCGGGCCTGCGCGATCTCCGACCGGGCGGCTGGGTTGGTGGGGATCGCCGTGCGACGCACTCAGCTGTTCACATTCGTCGTCGGTGCGACGACCGCCGGCGTGGCGGGGGTCCTCGCCGTCATGACCGTCGGGCTCGCCTACTTCTCAACCTTCGCCTTCACGACCATCGCGTTCAGCGCGGCCGTCGTCCTGGGTCGCAAGGGGCCGGCGGCAGCCTTTGCCGGAAGCATGCTGCTCGGCGTGGTGGAGGCGATCAGTCAAGCGTACCTGCCCAGCGGTTGGGCGGCCGCGGTGCCGTCGGCGCTCATCGTCATCGTGCTGGCCAGTGGCCGGATGCCGAGCGCGGCGTTCACGGGCTTACGGCCGTGATCCACGATAGCGGCCCCCGTGGCTTCCTTCGGCGGCATCGCTCGGCGCTGGCCCTCGTGGTTGGCGTTATGCTCGTCACCGTCCTCGCGCAGGCTCGACCTTCTCTGTACAGCACGTCGGCGACGGTCGGGATCCTCGCCCTGATCGCCTTGCCGCTCGGCCTCATGTACGGACAGGGCGGCACTATCTCCATCGCCCAGGGAACGTTTGCGGCCATGGGCGGATACACGAGCGCGATCTTGGCCAGCCACTTCGGGTGGTCACCACTCACATCGGTGTTCCCCGCCATCTTGATGCCGGCCGCCTTCGCGTTTGCCATCGCCCGGCCGATCCTTCGACTACCCGAACTGTCGCTGGCACTCGCAACACTGGCCCTCAATACGGTGTTCCTGGTCGGCGTGGAGCGGGGCGGGTGGCTCACCGGCGAGTATGTCGGACTGTCTGGCATCCCGCGGCTCCCCGGCATCGAGACGTCGCGGTTCTGGTCACACGTCGCGATCTGGCTGCTGGTACTCATCGCCGTCGTCCTCTACAGCACCTTCCTCGGTACGGCTCGGGGGCGCGCGCTCAACACCGTGAGAGTTGACCGCATCTTGGCCGAGTCCATGGGCGTGAGTGTCGCAATGGACCTGGCGATTCTCTTTGCCGTCACTGCCGGCGTGGCCGGACTGGCCGGATGGTTCTACGTCCATTACGTCGGCTACGTCGCGCCGGACTCGCTCGGCATCCACGTATCAGCGAACGCCCTCTTCATGGTGGTCATCGGTGGTCGCAAGACCGTACTCGGGCCCGTCGTGGGCGCTGCCATTTTCATTCTGGCCAGCGACTTTCTGCCGGGCACTGAGACGCAAGGCATCTTTTTCGGTGCCATCCTCGTGCTCGTCCTGCTCCTCTTCCCCGACGGCCTGCTGTCACTCCGTTTCCGGCGCAACGGGCCGAGGGGGCTGGCGCCGGCCCCACTGACTGTCGGTGGAGCCGACAATCAGGCATCGGACACGGTCAGGAGCGGGAGATGGCGCTGACTGTCGACCGAGTCGGAGTGCAATTCGGCGGGCTGCGAGCGCTCGAGGACGTCGAGATCAGCGTCGAGGCAGGCCGGATCGTCGGCCTGGTTGGGCCCAACGGTGCAGGCAAGACAACCCTATTCAACTCCATCACGGGCATCCTCCGCCCGCAGGACGGCCGGGTCTTCATTGACGGGGAGGACATCTCCGATCTGCGGCCCGACCAGCGGGTACGCCTTGGCATCGGCCGCACCTTCCAGACCCCGCGCCTCGATCTCGATGCCAGCGCCCTCGATGCTGTCCTCGTCGGTTTCTACCCGACGATCCGGCAGGGCTTCGTCGGTGCCTTTCTGGGCTTACCCGAGGTCCGGCAGCAGGAGGCGCGTATACGGACCCAAGCCAGGCACCTGATCGAGGAGTTCGAGCTGGTGGCCGACCCGCATGTGCGCGCGGGGGAGTTGTCTCTGGCTCGGCTACGGCTTCTGGAAGTGGCGCGCGCGCTCGCCGGCAACCCCAAGTATCTGCTCCTTGACGAACCGGCAGCCGGGCTTGACGATCACGACCGGCTGCTGCTTGCGGCGGCCATTCGAGCTGCCGCGAAGCGAGGCATCGGCGTGCTCTTGGTCGAGCATAACGTCCCGTTTGTGGCCGATCTTGGCGAAGAGCTGATCGCGCTGGTCAACGGGCGGGTGATCGCAAGTGGCCGGCCCTCCGTCGTGGTCGCTGATGAACGCGTCATCGCTGCTTACCTGGGAGCGCACAGCGTTGCCTGAACCCGCGATCGAATCGCCCCCCGTGTCGGAGTCGAACTTGCGGTGCGAGAACATCACGGCGCAGTACGGGCCGCTTATCGTCTGCCGACGCATCAGCATCACGGTCAACCCCGGCGAAATCGTCGCCCTCATCGGACCCAACGGTGCCGGGAAGACGAGTTTCCTGCACTCCATCGGCGGGGTGATCAACGGCACAGGGGACGTCTACCTCGGCCCCCGGCGCTTGACCGGCAAGCCCGCCTATCAGCGGGCGCGCATCGGCTTGGCGACCGTCCCCGACAATCGCGGCCTTTTCCCGACCCTGACCGTGGCGGAGAACATCCGGCTGGGCGCTCGCCTGTCGCCCGAGGCCCAGCGGGCGGCAGCGATCGAAGAGGCGCTCGAGCTCTTCCCGATCCTCCGCGAGCGATGGCGCATGGCGGCCGGCTCGATGAGCGGGGGCGAACAGCAGATGCTCGCGATCGCCAAGGGCCTCGTGGGGCGCCCGTTGGCTTTGCTGCTCGACGAGCCCGCACAGGGCCTCGCGCCGAAGGTGGTGGAGGCGCTGGCATCCGTGCTGCTCGGGCTGCGCGCCGGCCGGCTGCCAGTGCTTCTCGTCGAGCAAAACCACACGCTGGTCGAGCAGGTTGCCGACCGCTTCGTGCTGATCGTGGCGGGCCAGACGGCGCTGGAGGGTGGCCGTGAGGCGCTTCGGGACCGGGAACGGATCGGCAAGACGTACCTCACCCGCAGCAGGGGCCCAGAGGCCCCGGAAAAGGAGTAGTCATGACGAACACTGTTCGCACGCTCCTGGCCGTGACGACGGCCCTCCTCGTGACGGCTGCTGTCGTAGCGCCGACGCAGCCGGTCGCCGCCGCGGCGGAGCCACTGAAGATCGGAGTGCTCATCGCCCTGTCGGGGCCGGCCGCCGCGTACGGCTCCGAAGAGCGCCGCGCTATCGAGGCGGTTGCGAAGCGCGTCAATGCTGCAGGCGGCATCAAGGGCCGGCCCATCCAGTTGATCGTTCGTGACACGAAGACGAACCCCACCGAGGCTGCGCGGCTGGCCAACCAGGTCATTCTCGACGACCGGGTGATCGCCATCATCGGGGCCACGACGGGCTCGGAAACGCTTTCCTTCGCAGAGCTCGCGATGCGGGAGAAAGTGCCGGTCTTCCCGATGGTCGGTACGCAGTCGGTGACCGACCCCAACGAACCGTTCTCGAAGTGGGTGTTCCGGATGTCGGTGCCGATCGCCGTCGATTTGCCGGCCAGCCGCAGCCGGATGGTGGCTGATGGTCACAAGCGCGCGGCGATCTTCTCGGAAGAGGACGCCTACGGCAAGCAGGCCTCCGAGATGTTCGCTCAACTGTCGCATGACAAGGGCGACCTTCAGATCGTCGCGAACGTGTCGGCCCCCAAAGCCGCCACCGACCTGACGGCTGTCGCCACGACGATCCGCAACGCGAAGCCGGATGCCATCTTCCTGGCCACGGCATCCACCGGCTCGGCGGGCGCCTTCCTGCGCAAGGTCCAGGAGGTCGGGCTGAACGTGCCGGTCTATGGACTGGCGGGCATCGTCCAGAGCCAGATCATCAAGAACGCCGGCAAGGCGGCGGAGAGCTTGATTGCCCCGGCGCTCGTGAACCCCGATGAGCCGGGCCCCCTCGCCGAGCTCTTCGCGCTGATGAAGGACCACGGGGGGGTGACGGGCTTCGGCGCTCTGCTGGGGGCCAACGCGATGGCCGGCGTGGTGGCGGCTCTGCAGAGCGGAGCGACCACCGGCGCGGCGCTGCGAGACGCGATGGAGAGCATCGGCCCCGTGAAAGGCTACGCGGCGGGTCCGATCCAGTTCTCCAAGACCGACCACGACGGCTGGGGCCCGGGGACGCTATTCTTCGTGACCATCCGTAACGGGACATTCAAGAATCTCTAGCCGCCGCCCATGACTGGCGGCCGCGAACGATCCCGGAGAAAGCGAGCCAAGTGAGCACGTCGTCCCTTCCACTGAGCGGCATTAGGGTGATCGATTTTACGCAGGTTGAGTTCGGCCCGTGTGCCACGCAGATTCTCGGTGATTTCGGCGCCGACGTCATCAAGGTTGAGCGGCCCGGCGTGGGTGACATCAGCCGCACCACCGATCCCTTCATCGCCGAGGCCCACGGCGAGAGCGCATACTTCATGAGCCTCAACCGCAATAAGAGGAGCATCGCGCTCGATCTTCGCAGGCCGTCGGCGATCGAGGCCGTCCGCCGGCTCATTCGCGGAGCCGATGTGTTCGTTCACAACTACCGGCCAGGCGTCGCGGAGCGGCTGGGACTCGGCTATGAGACGTTACGGCAGGACAACCCACGGTTGATCTACGCCTGCGGCTCCGGTTTTGGCGATTCGGGCCCGCTCATGCGCAAGGCCGGCCAGGACCTGCTCTCCCAGTCGCTGTCGGGCGCCGTCTCGCGAAACCCGGATGCGGACGGCCGCCCGCAGCTCTATCCCACGGCCCTCGGCGACTTCTCGGCGGGCATGATTCTCGCTCAGGGTATTCTCCTCGCGCTCTTTCACCGCGAGCGCACAGGCCAGGGGCAGAAACTGCACGTCTCGCTGCTCGACACGATGGTGGCGATGCAGATGCAAGAGGCGACCCAGTGGCTGTTGCGGAAGCGCGAGGTCAACTGGGTGACGCAGTACCTGATCGGAACGTTCCAGACGACCGACGGTGCGGTGACCGTCGTGGGTGTGTTTCGCCCCAACCCTCTTGCCGACATCTGCCGGGCTCTCGGCCTCGAAGACCTGTCAGCGCGTGCTGAGTTCGACGGCCTCGCGAATCAAATGCGGAACCGGCATCTGCTCTGGCCCCTGCTCGAGGCGGGCTTCGCGCGGCTCAGCACCGACGAGTGCCTGAAGCGGCTCGACGAGCAGGACGTGCTCTGTGCGCCAGTCCTGACGCTGGACGAGGCGCTCCGCCACCCGCAGCTGGAAGCAAACGGCACGCTCGTGGAGTTCACGCATCCGGTCCACGGAAAGGTCAAAACCGTCGGGAACCCTCTGCGGCTCTCGGCCGTCAAGACGATCGCGCTGCGGTCGGCACCGCTGCTCGGGGAGCAGACGGAGGAGATTCTGCGGGAAGCAGGATACCAGGATGAAGAGATCTTTGCGCTTCGAGCGGACGGGTCGCTCGGATAAGGGAGGCTGAACATGGTCGCGGAAAGCCCAGACAGTGTCCGCGCATCGATCGACGACATCAAGGTCGGCGATGGCGTGACCCTCGAGAAGACGATCAGTGAGAGTGACGTGTACCTGTTCGCCGGCATCACCGGTGACTTCTCACCGAACCATGTCAATGAGCGGTACATGCAGGCATCGGTATACGGCCGGCGTATTGCGCAAGGCGCCCTGATCGTCGGCTTCACCTCTGCCGCGGCCGCCATGTTCGGCATTAAGCACAAGATCGACGGCGTGGCCGCCGGCTACGACCGCCTTCGCTTCGTCAAGCCGGTATTCTTCGGCGACACGATCCGCGTGATCTACGAGATCGTCCGCATCGATCGCGAACGCCAGCGGACACACGCAAGCCTCAAGGTGCTGAACCAGAACGGCGAGGTGGTCCTCGTGGGCGACCATCTGATCAAGTTCCTGCCGTACGGTGCCGGCGTGCAGTCATGAGCGTCGTCAGGCTCGAGCGAGCCGGCCAGATCGCGACGATCACCGTCAATCGGCCAGGGCGTCTCAACGCGCTCAACGCCGAGGTCATCGAGACGTTCGATGGCTATCTGGGCGAGCTTGCTGCCGACCCGGGCATACGTGTCGTCTTGGTAGGCGGCGCTGGCGAGCGGGCGTTCGCTGCGGGGGCCGACATCGAGGAGCTCCGGACGGTACGCGGTCCCGCTGGCCTCGACCTGTGCCAGCGTGGCCAGGCGTGGCTCAGCCGGCTCGAGACGCTGCCGCAGCCGACGATCGCCGTCATCGACGGGTGGGCACTGGGCGGGGGCTGCGAGCTGGCCCTGGCGTGCACCCTGCGCGTGGCTTCGACCCGGGCCAGGTTCGGGGTCCCGGAGATCAAACTCGGAGTCATCCCGGGTTATGGCGCGACGCAACGGCTTGCCAGGATCGCCGGCGAGGGGCTGGCCATGGAGATGGTCTTGACCGGTGAGCCGATCTCAGCCGCGCGGGCATACGAGATCGGCCTTCTCAATCGGGTCGTGCCGCCGGACAAGCTCTGGGAGACCGCCCGGGAGCTTGCTGAGGTGCTGGCATCGCGGGCGCCGTTGGCCGTCCGCTACGGTAAACGGGCCGTTCACGAGGGCCTGAAGATGCCGCTCGAGGAAGGGCTGGCCCTGGAGGCGACGTACGGAGCGATCCTCACGACGACCGAAGACAAAGCCGAAGGGATGGACGCATTTCTCGCCAAGCGAGAGCCGAGCTGGAAGGGGCGATAACCACCGGCGTGATCGTCAGCCAGCCAAAGGCCATGCCGCCGCCGGCGATCCACCAGCTCGCCTCGCTTTCACCCATCCCGTGTGCTCCTCCCGTGATGATTGCCATCTTGCCGCTGAGCCTCCTAGGGTCTTCTTCAGTGACATCGTGTCGGTTCGCCCGCTGGACCTCCGATCGGCCGCCGCAGTGCTGGGGCGCTTGCCGCGCGCGGGACCGGGTCGTCTAGCGGGAATGGTGTATCTCGCCCACCCGCCCGTGCTCATCACCGCGGGTAACCGGGGCGAGCTGCTGGCGGCCCAGTTCGACTGCCTTGGCGGGCGTGGGGAAGGGATCATCACGACCTACGTGCACGCCGAGGAATGCCGGCTCATCCGTGAGCGCGCTGACGAGGCCCTCGCGCGGTACCGCCGAGTTCCAACGACCGGGCGCGCCTGGAGCAGGTCTGCCGGTTATGCGGAGCTCCGCATAAGCGGCACTATGCGGACCGGGGAGTTATGCGGACCCGGCGCCCACGTGGTCGGGAGGAACGCTGAGAATGCCGCGGCTTCGGCCACCTCGGAGGGGATGACCCGGGCCGCATAATTCGGGCACGCTGGGGTCCCCATTCACCGGGCTTCGGCCCAAGGCGGACACCGTGCTCGAGCGCTGCTTCAAGAACCCCCTCACTCTGCACCGTCTCCGCAGCGGGCCTGCGGGGCCGTTTCTCGACGGCTTCGCGGAGTCCATGTGCGCCGACGGCTACTCGTCCGAGACGGGCGGCGTCTACCTGTACGCCGCCGACCACCTGGGCCAGTGGGCCGCGCGGCGGGGCGTTGCCATCGTGGATCTCGACGAGGATCTGCTCGCGCGTTTTGTGCGTCATCTGCCCCGGTGCCGATGCCGCGGCAGCAAGCGCAGGGGCCACAAGCGGGTGCCGTTCCGCATCCACGCGTTCCTGCGGTACCTGCGCGACACGGACGTCGTGACCACGTCCGCGCCGGAGGCGACCCGTCCGCCGCTGGTGACCGAGTACGGCGTGTGGATGCGCGACCGGCGCGGCCTGGCCGCCACGACGATGGCCCGCTCGGTGCCGGTGGTCCAGGCCCTGCTCGCCACCGTGGGCGACGATCCCACCGGGCTCGATGCCGCGGGCGTGCGCCGGTTCGTGCTCGAGTACATCCGGCAGCACGCGCCCGCGTCGGCCGGCTGGGTCACGACCATCGTCCGATGCTTCCTGCGGTGGCTCGTCGCGCACGGTCGGTGCTCGCCAGACCTCGTCGATGCCGTTCCCACGATGCCCACGTGGCGGCTGGCCACGCTCCCCCGCGACCTCCCGGATGCCGATGTGGAGCGCATCCTCGAGGCCTGTGATCGCCCCAGCCCCGTGGCGCGGCGCGATCGCGCTATGCTGCTGCTGCTCGCCCGCCTGGGTCTGCGCGCGGGTGACGTCGTCGCGCTCCGGCTCGGCGACATTGAGTGGGGGCGGGGACGTCTCCGCGTCGTCGGCAAGAGGCGGCGCGAGACACGGCTGCCGCTGCCTCAGGACGCGGGCGATGCGCTGCTCGATTATCTCACGGCCGAGCGTCCCGCCGCCGCCACGGACCACGTCTTCCTGACCGCACGCCCTCCCATCCACCCGATTCGCTCGAGCGGCGTGCGCGATGTCGTCTGTCGCGCGATCGGGCGCGCCGGCGTTCGGGCGCCGTCCCGGGGGACCCACGTCCTGCGCCATAATGCCGGGCCCGGCATAACCGCCACACCTTTGCCGTGCGGGCCCTGGAGGCGTGTCCGCACGGCGGGAGCCCCGTCGGCTGGCGCATGCGCGTGCTGTCGATCGACCTCGGCCACCGCAACCTCGCCGACACGTGCTGGTACCTGCACGCGACGCCGCAGCTGATGCAGGGCGTCGCCCATGCGTGTGAGCGGTTCCTCGAAGGAGGTGTCCGATGACGCCGATCGCTCCACACATCACCGCGTTCCTCCAGCAGCGGCTCGCCGTGGACCGGCGGGCCAGCCCGCACACGTGCGACACCTACGCCTACGCCTTTCAGCTCCTCTTCCAGTTCATGAGCCGAGCGCTCGGCGTGGCGCCCGCCGACCTCGCGCTGGAGCAACTCGACGCGCCCCTCGTGCTGCAGTTCCTCGACCATCTCCAGCAGGAGCGGCACAACGCCCCGCGCACGAGGAACGCCCGGCTGGCCGCCGTCCGCTCCTTCATGCGGTTCGTCGAGTACCGCGTGCCGTCGACGCTCGATCAGGTCCGACGCGTTCGGGCCATCCCCGCGCAGAGGACCGACACGCGGATCGTGCGGCACCTCAGCGTCGAGGAGCACCGCGCGCTCCTCGATGCGCCGGAGCCGACCACGCGCCTCGGCCTCCGCGACCGCGCCATGCTGCTGCTGGGGCTCGCGGGCGGCCTGCGCGTCTCAAAGCTCGTCGGCCTGCGCCTGGACGAGGTGCAGTTCACCGGCCGCTACGTCGACGTGCGTGTGCGCGGCAAGGGACGCCGCGAGCGCGCCCTGACGCTGTGGAAGTCGGTGGGCGACACGATCCGCGCCTGGCTTGCCGTGCGCGGCGACGCGCCCGCCCCGGAGCTGTTCCTCAACGCCTGGGGCCAGCCCATGACGCGCTCCGGCTTCGAGCGCGTGCTCACCAAGCACGTCGCAGCGGCCGCCGCGCGCTGCCCGTCGCTCCGGGCCAAGCGTGTCTCGCCGCACGTGCTGCGGCACACCTGCGCGCTCAACACGCTGCAGGCGACGCGCGACCTGCGCAAGGTCTCGCTGTGGCTCGGCCACGCCAGCACGCAGACCACCGACATCTACTTGCAGGCCGACCCGACGGAGAAGCTCGAGGCGCTCGCGGCGATGACGCCGCCGGCGCTGCGGCCGGGGAAGTTCCGGCCGCCCGACCGACTGATCGCCGCCCTGCGCA is part of the Candidatus Rokuibacteriota bacterium genome and harbors:
- a CDS encoding tyrosine-type recombinase/integrase encodes the protein MLERCFKNPLTLHRLRSGPAGPFLDGFAESMCADGYSSETGGVYLYAADHLGQWAARRGVAIVDLDEDLLARFVRHLPRCRCRGSKRRGHKRVPFRIHAFLRYLRDTDVVTTSAPEATRPPLVTEYGVWMRDRRGLAATTMARSVPVVQALLATVGDDPTGLDAAGVRRFVLEYIRQHAPASAGWVTTIVRCFLRWLVAHGRCSPDLVDAVPTMPTWRLATLPRDLPDADVERILEACDRPSPVARRDRAMLLLLARLGLRAGDVVALRLGDIEWGRGRLRVVGKRRRETRLPLPQDAGDALLDYLTAERPAAATDHVFLTARPPIHPIRSSGVRDVVCRAIGRAGVRAPSRGTHVLRHNAGPGITATPLPCGPWRRVRTAGAPSAGACACCRSTSATATSPTRAGTCTRRRS
- a CDS encoding tyrosine-type recombinase/integrase, with protein sequence MTPIAPHITAFLQQRLAVDRRASPHTCDTYAYAFQLLFQFMSRALGVAPADLALEQLDAPLVLQFLDHLQQERHNAPRTRNARLAAVRSFMRFVEYRVPSTLDQVRRVRAIPAQRTDTRIVRHLSVEEHRALLDAPEPTTRLGLRDRAMLLLGLAGGLRVSKLVGLRLDEVQFTGRYVDVRVRGKGRRERALTLWKSVGDTIRAWLAVRGDAPAPELFLNAWGQPMTRSGFERVLTKHVAAAAARCPSLRAKRVSPHVLRHTCALNTLQATRDLRKVSLWLGHASTQTTDIYLQADPTEKLEALAAMTPPALRPGKFRPPDRLIAALRTPTVMRSPDAVNP